The nucleotide window ATTATGGACAGCGTGAAGGAAAACCTGTTCAACATCTTGGGCCAGGATGTGGTGGGTGCGCGTTGGCTGGATTTGTTCGCCGGGACGGGGCAGGTGGGCATCGAGGCGTTGAGTCGGGGGGCAACGGCCGTTGTCTTTGTAGACAAGGTGCGGCCGGCGATTCAGACGATTCAGGCCAATCTGGCAAGTACCGGGCTGTCTGCCGGAGCGAAGGTTCTCCAGTCTGATGCGTTTGCTTATCTGCGGCAAAGCAGCTTTGCGCCCTACGACCTGATCTACGTCGCCCCGCCGCAGTATCTTGGGCTGTGGCTGGAGGTGTTGGCGCTGTTGGACGAACGGCCGTCTACCTTCTTATCCTCCGATGGCCTTGTCGTCGTGCAAATAGACCCCAAAGAGTACAAGGAATTGTCGCTGCACAACTTGGCCCTGGCGGATCAGCGTGTCTACGGCAACACCCAATTATTGTTTTTCGAGCTGGTTGTTTACTGATTGTCCAGCGTCACCTGAATCACACATTGGCCTGTCTCGCTGCCGTTGATGTCTACGGCCGTTAACCGCAGCAGATACGGTCCGCCGCTCCATTCACTCAAATTCACATTGCCCAAGAATCCGTCCCGCACCGGTCGGTCTACCGTGCGCCCTAGCAGCGACGCCCAGGAACCGGCCGTTTCTGGGCCATTGGCTTCCAGCTTATAGAAGCCAAAATTTGGCGTGGCCGCCGTGCCGGTGAAGTTGATCAACCCGGAAACAACCGAGCCATTGGCCGGCTCACGGATGTTCAAATTGACTGTGCAATCTACAAAGGGGGTCGGTGTTGGCCCGCTGGGGGTGGGAGGCGCATTGGGGCGCGCCGTGGCTTCCGCTTCGCTGACGGTCAGGCCGCCTGGTTGGCTGGCTAATGTAATGGTAGGAACCAGGGCTGGTGTTGGTTCTGGTGGGCGAATTTCGGCCGTGCCCAGCGGCGTAGGCGATGAAAGCGGCGTGGCGAAAATGTTGGGCGTGGGGGTGGGCGGCTTCAGCAGTGACGCTGGCAGGGTGGGGGCGATGCTGGTATTGACATAATAGACGATTCCGCCCAAACCGAAGAAGAACAGCAGAAAAAAAATGGCTGTGTTGCGCATCTGGCTGCCGCGCTCTCGTTCCAGGCCAAACATGGCCTGCTGTAATTTGCGCCGGGCCTGCAAGTATTGGCTGCCATACCAAAACAGCCCCAATACAACGAGGATATATATCCAGACGTCATTGCGCAGGATGAAGACGTAGACTCGTTCCATCACCCCCCATTGTATCTGGCTTTGTTATTGTCACAACTGGGGCAGGATGCCGTAGAGGAGTTGGGTCAGGCGGGGGACTATCAGCTTGCCCGTTTCCAGAACCTCTTCATGGGAGACCATCGCCTCTGGAGTTGGGTCCAGAATCGCTTTGTTGGTGATGGAGGAAATGCCCAATACGCGCATCCCACCATGTTTCGCCACAATCACTTCGGGGACGGTAGACATGCCGACGGCGTCCGCGCCGGCCGCGTGCAAAAAACGCAGTTCGGCCGGTGTTTCAAAACTGGGACCGGCAACATAAGCGTAGACGCCCTCTTGCAGGGTTAGTCCCTGGGCAACGGCCGTAGCCCGCGCCATTTGCCGTAGAGTGGGGTCATATGCCTGGGTCAGGTCGGGGAAGCGGGGGCCAACCTGTTCATCGTTGGGGCCGCGCAGTGGGTTGCTGCCGGCCATGCCGACAAAGTTCAGATGGTCCGTGATCAGCATCAAATCGCCTGGTGTGAAGCGGCGATTGATGCCCCCGGCAGCGTTGGTGACAATGAGCGTGTGAATGCCCATGGCCCGCATCACCCGCACCGGGAAGACAACCTGCGCCTGCGAATACCCTTCGTAAAAGTGGGCGCGTCCTTGCTGCACCAGGACAGTTTGCCCTTGCAACTGGCCGATGACCAGCCGCCCGCTGTGCCCAATGACGGTGGAAGCGGGCCAGTTGGGAATTTCTTCATAGGGGATGATGTCGGCGTTTTGCACGGCGTCGGCCAGGCCGCTGAGGCCAGAACCAAGAACCAGGCCGATTTTAGGGGTATATTGGGTGCGGGCGCGAATGGTGGCAACGGCCGTTTGCAGGTCAAGCTCGGGGGGGTGTGTCATCATTGGTTTTTATGAGTGCAGGTCTGTTGGCGCAAAATCGGGTGAGGCTTCCAGGTCATCTTCGTCCTCACTTTTTACCTGTGTGTAAATCTGCGTCGTGGAGATATTGGCGTGTCCCAGCAGTCGTTGGACTTCCTGGAGATTGGAGCCGCCATCCAATTTGTGCGCGGCGAAGCTGTGGCGCAGCGTGTGGGGCGTCACTTCACCGCTGAGTTTTGCTTTTTTGGCATACGCTTTGATAATCAGCCACAGCCCCTGCCGGGTAAGCTGCTGGCCGCGATGGTTGAGGAACAAGGCCGCTTCATCTTTGTTTTTTACCAGATATTGACGGCCGTTTTCCAGGTAGTTCACCACCGTCTCTTTGGTCTCTTCATCCAACGGGAGTTCGCGGGAAGTTTCGTCTTTACCCTGACAAATCAGCACATCATCCACCAGGTCCACGTCATCCAATGTCAGCGACACCACTTCCGTCACCCGCATTCCGGTGTTATAAAGCATTGTCAGAAGCGCCATGTCGCGCAGTTGTTTGGGCGTTGGTTTTTTCTGTTTTGGCGCTTGCAGCAGCTTTTCAATATCCTCGGCGCTCAGGGTTTTAGGCAGCCGCTTTTTTACTTTTGGCGAATCTATGTTGGTCGTTGGATTTTCATGAATCACGCTGCGGGAAAACAGATGATTAAAAAATGATTTAACGGCCGCCACTTTACGCGCCACCGACGAAGACGCATAGGGCTGCTCTTTCATAGAGTCTACGTAACTGTCCACAATGGCGACGGTCACATCGCTCCAGTTGGTCACCCCAGGGTAGCTGCGGCTCAGAAATGACATAAATTGACCCAGGTCGTTGCGATAAGCCGCTGTGGTGTTACTTGAATATTTGTATTCGTATTGTAGAAAGTCCAGAAAGGCTTGTAATTGCTCTTCCATCGCCAACCGCTCCTATCGGCCTAAAGACTCATTTTGCGTATAGCCAACAAACGCTCTTGAAGTTTCCCTGTACGCGCTCTTGTTGACAGAATAGCAAAATGGGGTGTTACGAAGACCTATGCATCATGTAGTCTGGTCTTGGGTCTGAACGACCGTTGGCGGAAAGGTCGTTGTGCTAAAGGTGTTAAAAGATTATGTAAGTTAAACGTAAAAGCATTATAGCATTACTTTTCATAAGATCAAATATGAATCAACATAATCCATTGTTTTGGCGGTTTTTCCGGCCTATACGAATTAGCGGAACCTCTATTTTGTCCTGACCGGCGCTCAAACAGGGCTAACAGTAAGAATCTGGCAAAACAGGGAAATGCTGTTATGATCTACTTGTCGGGTGATGAATCATCCGCAATCCCCAAAATCCCACTTTACCAGGAGACTTTTATCCCATGAGTTTAAATGCACGACGTGTTATTATCGCCGGCGCGGCCGGGCGCGATTTCCATGACTTTAATACGACCTTTCGCCATGATCCGAATTATCGTGTAGTCGCGTTTACCGCCACCCAAATTCCGAATATAGACGGCCGTCGCTACCCCCCAGAACTGTCCGGTGAACTGTATCCCGAAGGCATCCCCATTGAACCGGAAAGCGAACTGACCGAACTGATTCGCCGCGAGCAGGTAGACGAAGTACTCTTTTCCTATTCAGATGTGTCCCATGAATATGTGATGCACCTGGCTTCACGGGTATTGGCGGCCGGCGCCGGCTTCCGTTTCCTCAGCCCGGCGCAGACGATGATCCGTTCCAGCAAGCCGGTGGTGTCGGTGGGGGCGGTGCGCACCGGCTGTGGCAAGAGCCAGACCTCGCGCCGGGTGCTGCAAATTTTACAGAACGAATTGGGGTTTGAGCGCGTCGTCGCTGTGCGCCATCCCATGCCTTATGGCAATCTGGCGGCGCAGGCGGTGCAGCGTTTCGCCAGCTATGAAGACATGGACCGGCACGAATGCACCATCGAAGAACGCGAGGAGTATGAACCCTACGTAGAGCGGGGCGCGGTGATTTATGCCGGGGTGGACTATGAAGCGATTCTGCGCCAGGCGGAGCAGGAAGCGGATGTGATCATTTGGGATGGTGGCAATAACGACGTGCCGTTTTACAAGCCAGACCTGCACATTGTGGTGACAGACCCGCACCGGCCGGGGCACGAACTGCGTTACCATCCTGGCGAGACGAACCTGCGCATGGCCGATGTGGTGGTTATTAACAAGGTGGACACGGCCGATAACGCCAATGTGGTGATCGTCCAGCAAAACATTCGGCGGGTGAATCCAACGGCCGTTATCGTCAAAGCCGCCTCGCCTATTTTTGTAGACGACCCGGCAGCCATTCGGGGCAAAAAAGTGCTGGTGGTTGAAGATGGTCCCACCCTGACGCATGGCGAAATGGCCTATGGCGCGGGCGTGGTGGCGGCGCAGTATTTTGATGCGGCCGAGATTATTGACCCGCACCCTTATGCCGTGCGCACCATCGCCGAGACGTATGCCAAATATCCATCTACCGGCGCAGTGCTGCCGGCCATGGGCTACGGCCGTGAACAAATGGCCGATTTAGCCGAAACCATCAACCGAGTCCCGGCCGATATGGTCATTATCGCCACCCCCATAGACCTGGCAAAACTGATTGACATTCAACTGCCCAACCAGCGGGTGCGCTACGAATTGCAAGAGATCGGCCAGCCCACTCTGACTGACGTGCTGCGGCAAAAATTTGCGCAATAGAAGCAGCAGGCCAGACAGGTCTTAAAAACCTGTCTGGCCTTTTGTTCTCCCGCCGTTTCAGCCGTCGGGAGGCGGCAAGGCAGCTGCTCCGGTAATGCTTGCCGTGCCCGTTTTTTAGAGATGTGGGCTTATAAGGATTGATGATGAGATGGGGAGTGTATGAGGCCGGGTGACGGCCGTCTCCCGGCCATCAGGCATCATCACCGGCCGGCGCAGCCTTCTCGTCCAGCCAGTTAGGGTAATCGGCTACCGAGCTTTCAATGAAATATTCGGCGATCTCTCGCATTCGATTGTTGGTGATGTTGTTGGCGATTTTATCCACCAGCGTGCCGGGCATGAAGCGCATTCCTTTGGGGCGCGGTGGCTTGGCTTGCATTTTCAGCAAATACTCCACGCGGGTCTGGTCGCCTTCATCATGAAAAAAGGCTTCACTGCTGTAATAACCGCGCGTTTTGGTCGAGTTGAAAGTGACTTCTGTTTCGATGGGCGGCAGGTTTTCAATCGGGACCATGCGCATGGTGTGGTGGCCCGGTACCAGGTCCAAACGCACGTCGGCGTAGACGTGAATGTGGTAAGTACCCAATTCAACCGTGCTGTAATACAGACGATATTGATGCTCCGCGCTAGAATCCACCAGGTCAATATGTTGCAGATATCTGACCAGACGGTTAATGTCGCTATAAAATTCGTATGTGGTGACACGATCAGCAGGGAATATAAAAGAAAAACGGGCAGAAGCGGCGATTTTGATCATGCGCGTTAGCTTGACTCTCCAGGACGTGTGATGGGATAGCTACCGTTTGCTATGATAGCATATTCTGGCTAATGAGCATAAGAAAATGATGCACCGCATTCCGGTTGGAGGTTAATACTTTATGAGCTTATTTAACGGCGAGCGGTTGACCAATGAGGTGTTTAAGCTAGACGTGGAGCGAATGCGCCGCGGCTGGTATTCTGATCAATACTTCGCCAACATTTTGGCAATGCTGCGCGGCGTCAGCCAGGCGAATGGCTTCCAGGGGCAGTATGCGCGTGACGTAGGCGTGGACGCAACCGGCCTGAACGTCGGCGACATTGAAGTGGAGATGCAGTTTTTCACCCGTCGCGCCGGCAAAACGGTGATCGTGGGTGTGGACAAGGCGTTGGCAATGCTGCGCCACTGTACCGGTTATTTTGACGAGAGCGGCGCGTGGGTGGAGACGTGGCAAAATCTGGCGGTTACGGCCGTTCATGATGGCGCCATCACCGAATACCACGGCGACCCGCTGCATGTGCAGCCGGTTATTCGCGTACACGGCCGTTACCGTGATTTTGCCCTCCTGGAAACTCCCATGCTCGGCATCCTCAGCCGGGGCAGCCGCATCGCCACCAACGTCTACAAAACCCTGCGCGCCGCCAAGGGTAAGCCGGTCCTTTTTTTCCCCGCTCGCTTCGACCTGCACGAAGTCCAGGCTGCCGACGGTTACGCCTACGACATCGCTGTCGCCCGCTTCAACCACGACTTCGCCGGCGCCTTGCGCTCTTTTGTCTCCACCGATGCCCAGGGTGATTGGTGGGGTGGCGCTGGCGGTGGCACGGTGGCCCACGCGGCCATCGCCTGCTTCCTCAGCGACACCGCCGCTACCATGATGGCTTTCGCCGAACACGTTCCGCCGGAAATTCCCCGCATTGCCCTGGTGGACTTCAACAACGACTCCATCAGCGACAGCCTGCGCGTGATGGCCGCCATGTTTGCCCGGTGCGCCGATTTGCTGGCCGAAGGGCGCAGCGAGGAAGCGCAGCGTTACGTGCTGTACGGCGTGCGCCTGGACACCGGCGGCACGCTGCGCGACGTGTGCGTGCCGCCGCTGGGCGACCCGGCATTGGACCTGGGCGTGACGCCCCGGTTGGTGTTTAACGTGCGCCAGGCGTTGGACGCGGCCTGGGAATCCTGGGATTTGCGTCCGGAGCAGGTACAAATGGCCCGGCGCTACTGCCGCGACGTAAAAATTGTGGCGACCGGCGGTTTTAACCCGCAAAAAATCACCCGCTTTGAGCAGCTTAACGTGCCGGTAGACATCTATGGTGTTGGGTCGTCGCTGCTGTCTAACGACAAGGAAACCAACAACGATTTTACGGCCGATGTGGTTCGGGTGAAGATAGACGGCCGTTGGGTGGATATGGCTAAAATTGGCCGCGCCCCGGCCGACAACCCGGAACTGGAACCGGTGGATTTGGCCGGGCTGTAATGTGATTTGCTGGAGCCTGGCGACAATAACGCCGCCAGACTCCAGTAAAAACCGAGTCTACGCCCGGCCTAATACGGCTGCTAACAACGCCATGCGGATGTACATGCCATTCTGCACCTGGCGGAAGTAGGCGGCGCGTGGGTCTTTGTCCACCGAGTAATGAATTTCTCCCACCCGCGGCAGCGGGTGCATCACCACCATTTTTTCTTTCGCCTTTTCCATCAATTCTGGGGTGATCTCATAGTAGTTTTTCA belongs to Candidatus Leptovillus gracilis and includes:
- the rsmD gene encoding 16S rRNA (guanine(966)-N(2))-methyltransferase RsmD, translating into MRVISGQARGRKLKRVPGDTTRPIMDSVKENLFNILGQDVVGARWLDLFAGTGQVGIEALSRGATAVVFVDKVRPAIQTIQANLASTGLSAGAKVLQSDAFAYLRQSSFAPYDLIYVAPPQYLGLWLEVLALLDERPSTFLSSDGLVVVQIDPKEYKELSLHNLALADQRVYGNTQLLFFELVVY
- a CDS encoding purine-nucleoside phosphorylase, with the translated sequence MTHPPELDLQTAVATIRARTQYTPKIGLVLGSGLSGLADAVQNADIIPYEEIPNWPASTVIGHSGRLVIGQLQGQTVLVQQGRAHFYEGYSQAQVVFPVRVMRAMGIHTLIVTNAAGGINRRFTPGDLMLITDHLNFVGMAGSNPLRGPNDEQVGPRFPDLTQAYDPTLRQMARATAVAQGLTLQEGVYAYVAGPSFETPAELRFLHAAGADAVGMSTVPEVIVAKHGGMRVLGISSITNKAILDPTPEAMVSHEEVLETGKLIVPRLTQLLYGILPQL
- a CDS encoding tyrosine recombinase, whose product is MEEQLQAFLDFLQYEYKYSSNTTAAYRNDLGQFMSFLSRSYPGVTNWSDVTVAIVDSYVDSMKEQPYASSSVARKVAAVKSFFNHLFSRSVIHENPTTNIDSPKVKKRLPKTLSAEDIEKLLQAPKQKKPTPKQLRDMALLTMLYNTGMRVTEVVSLTLDDVDLVDDVLICQGKDETSRELPLDEETKETVVNYLENGRQYLVKNKDEAALFLNHRGQQLTRQGLWLIIKAYAKKAKLSGEVTPHTLRHSFAAHKLDGGSNLQEVQRLLGHANISTTQIYTQVKSEDEDDLEASPDFAPTDLHS
- a CDS encoding GTPase, with the protein product MSLNARRVIIAGAAGRDFHDFNTTFRHDPNYRVVAFTATQIPNIDGRRYPPELSGELYPEGIPIEPESELTELIRREQVDEVLFSYSDVSHEYVMHLASRVLAAGAGFRFLSPAQTMIRSSKPVVSVGAVRTGCGKSQTSRRVLQILQNELGFERVVAVRHPMPYGNLAAQAVQRFASYEDMDRHECTIEEREEYEPYVERGAVIYAGVDYEAILRQAEQEADVIIWDGGNNDVPFYKPDLHIVVTDPHRPGHELRYHPGETNLRMADVVVINKVDTADNANVVIVQQNIRRVNPTAVIVKAASPIFVDDPAAIRGKKVLVVEDGPTLTHGEMAYGAGVVAAQYFDAAEIIDPHPYAVRTIAETYAKYPSTGAVLPAMGYGREQMADLAETINRVPADMVIIATPIDLAKLIDIQLPNQRVRYELQEIGQPTLTDVLRQKFAQ
- a CDS encoding DUF1997 domain-containing protein, with the translated sequence MIKIAASARFSFIFPADRVTTYEFYSDINRLVRYLQHIDLVDSSAEHQYRLYYSTVELGTYHIHVYADVRLDLVPGHHTMRMVPIENLPPIETEVTFNSTKTRGYYSSEAFFHDEGDQTRVEYLLKMQAKPPRPKGMRFMPGTLVDKIANNITNNRMREIAEYFIESSVADYPNWLDEKAAPAGDDA
- a CDS encoding nicotinate phosphoribosyltransferase, whose translation is MSLFNGERLTNEVFKLDVERMRRGWYSDQYFANILAMLRGVSQANGFQGQYARDVGVDATGLNVGDIEVEMQFFTRRAGKTVIVGVDKALAMLRHCTGYFDESGAWVETWQNLAVTAVHDGAITEYHGDPLHVQPVIRVHGRYRDFALLETPMLGILSRGSRIATNVYKTLRAAKGKPVLFFPARFDLHEVQAADGYAYDIAVARFNHDFAGALRSFVSTDAQGDWWGGAGGGTVAHAAIACFLSDTAATMMAFAEHVPPEIPRIALVDFNNDSISDSLRVMAAMFARCADLLAEGRSEEAQRYVLYGVRLDTGGTLRDVCVPPLGDPALDLGVTPRLVFNVRQALDAAWESWDLRPEQVQMARRYCRDVKIVATGGFNPQKITRFEQLNVPVDIYGVGSSLLSNDKETNNDFTADVVRVKIDGRWVDMAKIGRAPADNPELEPVDLAGL